One Curtobacterium sp. MCLR17_007 DNA window includes the following coding sequences:
- a CDS encoding ExeM/NucH family extracellular endonuclease — MPTNVRRTLLCATVAATLLAAPLATATTASADTAGTGLVIGEAYLKGGSAKQPFTNKFVEIANPTDASVAVDGWSLQYRAAAASAGSTTVVPLTGSVPAHGTYLVQGGSNGTNGAALPTPDVVSTLNASGSSGTLVLSDQASALTLPVGSVSAGTTGVVDVLGYGTSNTFETAPATTGTANGVPDALVRAPGAVDTDDNAADFTLSSSVTPTNSAGETAAPTDPTTPTDPGTPAPTDPAEAVTIAQLQGTTDTSPFVGRNVVTSGVVTAVYATGGFDGYTVQTPGTGGALDLTAHTASDAVFVYSAATAGDVREGDHVQLTGAVSEYSGLTELTVAAGGMTKLADTVAAPQPAAVAFPATDAQRESLESMLVAPQGDYTVADNYTTNQYGEVVLASGTKRLVQPTEVARPGTPAALAVAADNAARKVTLDDGGSTNFLSKANQSIPVSWLTNDAPVTVGAAATFTKPVVMDYRNNAWKFQPTSPITGATPKADLPTTFSNVRTAKPADVGGDVKLAGFNVLNYFPTTGDELTGCSYYTDREGDPVTVNSGCDARGAAEQEDLERQQVKIVKAINGLGADVVSLEEIENSREFGQDRDAAVATLVGALNAATGSDTWAYVPSPKTLPASEDVIRLALIYKTARVAPTGESTILLDSAFTNARQPVADAFRPVGGSADDEFLVIANHFKSKGSGTGENADQGDGQGASNADRVRQAKALVTFSTAMQQQYGTDKVFMLGDFNAYSKEDPMVVLGDAGYTDLGPALDSSEWSYVFSGLSGSLDHVLASPAALATVTGVDIWNINSVESVGLEYSRYNYNVTDLYTDDVYRASDHDPILVGFDLADGGTPGDGGTPGDGGTPGDGGSPTPTPTPGGTTPVPAPVAPSESSLTDADRGGVTAPASARPGETITVGVGTAHAGERVSVWLFSDTVLLGTETVAADGTVRVTIPADASSGPHRLAVTAADGSLIGWTTITIDPATGELAFTGAELGGGIAAALLLLVAGTGVLVARRRRVSAA, encoded by the coding sequence ATGCCCACGAACGTCCGGCGCACCCTGCTGTGCGCCACGGTCGCCGCGACACTCCTCGCCGCACCACTCGCAACCGCCACCACAGCCAGCGCGGACACCGCGGGCACCGGTCTCGTCATCGGTGAGGCCTACCTGAAGGGCGGCAGCGCGAAGCAGCCGTTCACGAACAAGTTCGTCGAGATCGCCAACCCGACCGACGCCAGCGTGGCGGTCGACGGCTGGTCGCTGCAGTACCGCGCCGCCGCCGCCTCCGCGGGGTCCACCACCGTCGTGCCCCTGACCGGGTCCGTCCCGGCGCACGGCACCTACCTGGTGCAGGGCGGCTCGAACGGCACGAACGGTGCAGCACTCCCGACGCCCGACGTGGTGTCGACGCTGAACGCCTCGGGTTCGTCGGGCACGCTCGTGCTCTCCGACCAGGCGTCGGCGCTGACGCTGCCCGTGGGTTCGGTGTCCGCGGGGACCACCGGTGTCGTCGACGTCCTGGGCTACGGCACCTCGAACACGTTCGAGACCGCGCCCGCGACGACCGGCACCGCCAACGGCGTGCCGGACGCCCTCGTCCGGGCCCCCGGCGCCGTGGACACCGACGACAACGCGGCGGACTTCACGCTGTCGTCGTCGGTCACCCCGACGAACTCGGCGGGCGAGACGGCAGCCCCGACCGACCCGACGACACCGACCGACCCGGGCACGCCCGCACCGACCGACCCCGCCGAGGCGGTCACGATCGCGCAGCTCCAGGGCACGACGGACACCTCGCCGTTCGTCGGCAGGAACGTCGTCACGAGCGGCGTCGTCACCGCGGTCTACGCCACCGGCGGGTTCGACGGCTACACCGTGCAGACCCCCGGCACCGGGGGCGCCCTCGACCTGACCGCGCACACGGCGTCCGACGCGGTGTTCGTGTACTCGGCCGCCACCGCCGGTGACGTCCGCGAGGGCGACCACGTGCAGCTCACGGGCGCGGTGTCGGAGTACTCCGGCCTGACCGAGCTGACCGTGGCCGCCGGCGGCATGACGAAGCTGGCCGACACGGTCGCCGCGCCGCAGCCCGCCGCCGTCGCCTTCCCCGCCACCGACGCCCAGCGCGAGTCGCTCGAGAGCATGCTCGTCGCACCGCAGGGCGACTACACGGTCGCGGACAACTACACGACCAACCAGTACGGCGAGGTCGTCCTGGCCAGCGGCACGAAGCGGCTCGTCCAGCCGACCGAGGTCGCGCGTCCCGGAACCCCGGCGGCGCTCGCCGTCGCCGCGGACAACGCCGCACGCAAGGTCACGCTCGACGACGGCGGCAGCACGAACTTCCTGTCGAAGGCGAACCAGTCGATCCCGGTCTCGTGGCTGACGAACGACGCTCCGGTCACGGTCGGCGCTGCCGCCACCTTCACGAAGCCCGTCGTCATGGACTACCGCAACAACGCGTGGAAGTTCCAGCCCACGTCGCCGATCACGGGGGCGACCCCGAAGGCCGACCTGCCGACGACGTTCTCGAACGTGCGCACCGCGAAGCCCGCCGACGTCGGCGGTGACGTCAAGCTCGCCGGCTTCAACGTCCTGAACTACTTCCCGACCACGGGTGACGAGCTGACCGGCTGCTCGTACTACACCGACCGCGAGGGCGACCCGGTCACGGTGAACTCGGGCTGCGACGCCCGCGGTGCCGCCGAGCAGGAGGACCTCGAGCGCCAGCAGGTCAAGATCGTCAAGGCCATCAACGGCCTGGGCGCGGACGTGGTCTCGCTCGAGGAGATCGAGAACTCCCGCGAGTTCGGGCAGGACCGTGACGCGGCCGTCGCCACCCTCGTCGGCGCGTTGAACGCGGCGACCGGCAGCGACACCTGGGCGTACGTTCCGTCCCCGAAGACGCTGCCCGCCAGCGAGGACGTCATCCGTCTCGCCCTGATCTACAAGACGGCCCGGGTCGCGCCCACCGGCGAGTCGACCATCCTGCTGGACTCCGCGTTCACGAACGCACGGCAGCCCGTCGCGGACGCGTTCCGCCCGGTCGGCGGCAGCGCGGACGACGAGTTCCTGGTGATCGCGAACCACTTCAAGTCGAAGGGCTCCGGCACCGGCGAGAACGCCGACCAGGGCGACGGCCAGGGCGCCTCGAACGCGGACCGCGTGCGGCAGGCGAAGGCCCTCGTGACCTTCTCCACCGCGATGCAGCAGCAGTACGGCACGGACAAGGTGTTCATGCTCGGCGACTTCAACGCCTACAGCAAGGAGGACCCGATGGTCGTCCTCGGCGACGCGGGCTACACGGACCTCGGTCCGGCGCTGGACTCGTCGGAGTGGTCGTACGTGTTCTCCGGCCTGAGCGGGTCGCTGGACCACGTGCTCGCGTCGCCTGCTGCCCTCGCGACCGTGACCGGTGTGGACATCTGGAACATCAACTCGGTCGAGTCGGTGGGCCTGGAGTACAGCCGCTACAACTACAACGTCACGGACCTGTACACCGACGACGTGTACCGGGCGAGTGACCACGACCCGATCCTGGTCGGGTTCGACCTGGCCGACGGTGGGACGCCGGGCGACGGTGGGACGCCGGGCGACGGTGGGACGCCGGGCGACGGTGGCTCGCCGACCCCGACCCCGACGCCGGGCGGGACGACGCCGGTCCCCGCGCCGGTCGCGCCGTCGGAGTCGTCCCTCACGGACGCGGACCGCGGGGGCGTGACGGCGCCGGCGTCGGCCCGTCCGGGCGAGACGATCACCGTCGGTGTCGGCACCGCACACGCCGGTGAGCGCGTGTCGGTCTGGCTGTTCTCCGACACGGTGCTGTTGGGCACCGAGACGGTGGCCGCCGACGGGACGGTCCGGGTGACCATCCCCGCGGACGCGTCCTCCGGTCCGCACCGTCTCGCCGTGACCGCGGCCGACGGGTCCCTGATCGGGTGGACGACCATCACGATCGACCCGGCCACCGGCGAGCTGGCGTTCACGGGTGCGGAGCTCGGTGGCGGGATCGCCGCCGCGCTGCTGCTGCTCGTCGCGGGGACGGGCGTGCTCGTCGCGCGTCGTCGCCGCGTCAGCGCCGCGTAG
- a CDS encoding MBL fold metallo-hydrolase, which yields MSSREPRSVVSVAPGVVFVEGPVSNWVVLAEEDGVALIDAGYPADTGLVLDTVRYAGHDLGDLRRVYVTHGHVDHVGGIPGILELFPHVEVLAHAAELDNVRGPARQQVTPAGIGGRLASPRVLRWLARAVRSDALRPVAVSSARAFTGHDFEGRAITPFPAPGHTDGSTAYLLPAADAIVTGDAVVSHHDTQPGSWSPRPRMITPFFTHDQARAVESAGALPIPEIVLPGHGPAVHRVGREWLPVGT from the coding sequence ATGAGCTCCCGCGAACCCCGGTCCGTCGTCTCCGTCGCTCCCGGTGTGGTCTTCGTCGAGGGTCCGGTGTCGAACTGGGTCGTCCTGGCAGAAGAGGACGGTGTCGCCCTGATCGACGCCGGGTACCCGGCCGACACCGGGCTCGTGCTCGACACCGTCCGGTACGCCGGCCACGACCTCGGGGACCTCCGTCGCGTGTACGTCACCCACGGGCACGTCGACCACGTCGGCGGCATCCCCGGCATCCTCGAGCTGTTCCCGCACGTCGAGGTCCTCGCCCACGCGGCGGAGCTCGACAACGTCCGCGGGCCGGCGCGTCAGCAGGTCACCCCGGCCGGGATCGGCGGGCGGCTCGCGTCGCCGCGGGTGCTGCGGTGGCTGGCGCGGGCCGTCCGGTCCGACGCACTGCGACCGGTCGCCGTGTCCTCGGCCCGCGCCTTCACCGGTCACGACTTCGAGGGACGCGCGATCACGCCGTTCCCCGCGCCCGGCCACACCGACGGTTCCACGGCCTACCTGCTGCCGGCCGCCGACGCCATCGTCACCGGGGACGCGGTCGTCTCGCACCACGACACGCAACCCGGGTCGTGGAGCCCCCGCCCGCGGATGATCACGCCGTTCTTCACGCACGACCAGGCCCGGGCGGTCGAGTCGGCCGGCGCGCTGCCGATCCCCGAGATCGTGCTGCCGGGGCACGGTCCCGCGGTGCACCGGGTGGGTCGGGAGTGGCTGCCGGTCGGCACCTGA
- a CDS encoding tRNA pseudouridine synthase A has protein sequence MSGGTVRLRLDVAYDGAAFSGWARQPGLRTVQGALEAALATVFTRWGEPPQLTVAGRTDAGVHATGQVAHLDLDAAQWAALARPRRATADGAQRGPLDGLVKRVNGIAGADGDVVVTGATVAPDGFDARFSPLWRRYEYRVADTDAVHDPRRRGHTLWYPGRLDPAAMERGALTLLGLHDFAAFCKPREGATTIRTLQAFRWDREPDGVLVASLQADAFCHSMVRAMVGATIAVGEGRFGADRLQELRVAGERTSAFKVAPARGLTLTEVGYPSDHELAGRAAQTRARRTEPGSSDSVGG, from the coding sequence GTGAGTGGAGGAACCGTGCGGCTCCGGCTGGACGTCGCGTACGACGGGGCGGCGTTCTCCGGGTGGGCCAGGCAGCCCGGACTGCGGACCGTGCAGGGCGCGCTCGAGGCCGCTCTGGCCACGGTGTTCACGCGGTGGGGCGAGCCGCCGCAGCTGACCGTCGCGGGCCGCACCGACGCGGGTGTGCACGCCACCGGGCAGGTCGCGCACCTCGACCTCGACGCCGCGCAGTGGGCGGCACTGGCGCGGCCGCGGCGTGCGACGGCCGACGGAGCGCAGCGCGGACCGCTCGACGGGCTCGTCAAGCGCGTGAACGGGATCGCCGGGGCGGACGGCGACGTCGTCGTCACGGGGGCGACGGTCGCTCCGGACGGCTTCGACGCCCGGTTCTCGCCGCTCTGGCGACGCTACGAGTACCGCGTCGCGGACACCGACGCCGTGCACGACCCCCGTCGTCGCGGGCACACGCTCTGGTACCCGGGGCGTCTGGACCCGGCGGCGATGGAGCGCGGTGCGCTGACACTGCTGGGGCTGCACGACTTCGCGGCGTTCTGCAAGCCGCGCGAGGGTGCGACGACGATCCGGACGCTCCAGGCGTTCCGCTGGGACCGCGAGCCGGACGGCGTGCTGGTGGCGAGCCTCCAGGCCGATGCCTTCTGCCACTCCATGGTGCGGGCCATGGTCGGGGCGACCATCGCCGTCGGCGAGGGCCGGTTCGGCGCCGACCGACTGCAGGAACTCCGCGTGGCGGGGGAGCGGACCAGCGCGTTCAAGGTCGCACCCGCACGGGGGCTGACGCTGACCGAGGTCGGGTACCCGTCCGACCACGAGCTCGCCGGACGTGCCGCGCAGACCCGGGCACGTCGGACCGAGCCCGGGTCCTCGGATAGCGTCGGGGGATGA
- a CDS encoding ATP-binding cassette domain-containing protein, giving the protein MTTTPLAVEAIGLVKTFGQNRAVDGVDLRVEAGTVYGVLGPNGAGKTTTISMLATLLKADGGEARVFGHDVRREAQQVRRLIGVTGQYASVDETLSATENLVVFARLLGLSRAESKRKSHELLERFGLTEAANRPLKAFSGGMRRRLDLAASLIAQPPLIFLDEPTTGLDPRTRAQMWDTIRELVATGSTVLLTTQYLDEADQLADRIAVIDHGRVVAEGTSDELKASIGTASLQLRLADALRLDAARTIVRTALGVDAVVSPEGSRLTAPMTDPDRVTDLLVSFRDAGISLAEMSVQKPTLDEVFLTITGSPTADAADDADRELEGSLA; this is encoded by the coding sequence ATGACCACGACACCCCTCGCGGTCGAGGCGATCGGCCTCGTGAAGACGTTCGGGCAGAACCGTGCCGTGGACGGCGTCGACCTCCGCGTCGAGGCCGGCACCGTGTACGGCGTGCTCGGGCCGAACGGCGCCGGCAAGACCACCACGATCAGCATGCTCGCGACGCTCCTCAAGGCCGACGGCGGCGAGGCCCGCGTGTTCGGGCACGACGTGCGCCGTGAGGCCCAGCAGGTCCGTCGGCTCATCGGCGTCACCGGCCAGTACGCCAGCGTCGACGAGACCCTGAGCGCGACCGAGAACCTCGTCGTCTTCGCGAGGCTGCTCGGGCTCAGCCGGGCCGAGTCGAAGCGCAAGTCGCACGAGCTGCTCGAGCGCTTCGGCCTGACCGAGGCGGCGAACCGTCCGCTCAAGGCGTTCTCCGGCGGCATGCGCCGGCGGCTCGACCTGGCGGCGAGCCTCATCGCGCAGCCCCCGCTGATCTTCCTCGACGAACCGACCACGGGTCTCGACCCGCGCACCCGGGCGCAGATGTGGGACACCATCCGCGAGCTCGTCGCGACCGGGTCGACGGTCCTGCTCACGACGCAGTACCTCGACGAGGCCGACCAGCTCGCCGACCGCATCGCGGTGATCGACCACGGCCGGGTCGTCGCCGAGGGCACGAGTGACGAGCTCAAGGCCTCGATCGGCACGGCCTCACTGCAGCTCCGGCTGGCGGACGCGCTGCGGCTCGACGCCGCGCGCACCATCGTCCGCACGGCGCTCGGCGTCGACGCGGTCGTCAGCCCCGAGGGTTCCCGGCTGACCGCCCCGATGACCGACCCGGACCGGGTGACCGACCTGCTGGTCTCGTTCCGCGACGCCGGCATCTCCCTCGCCGAGATGAGCGTGCAGAAGCCGACGCTCGACGAGGTCTTCCTGACCATCACCGGCTCGCCGACCGCCGACGCGGCTGACGACGCCGACCGCGAGCTCGAAGGGAGCCTCGCATGA